The nucleotide sequence AGTCGGGCGGCGAGTTCGGCGTTACTCAGGCCCTGGGCCAGCAACCGCAGCACCTCGAGTTCCCGCGGGGTGAGCGTGGAGAGGTCGCGGTGCGGTGCGGCCGGGTCGGCGCCGCGGTCGGCGAACCGCTCGACGAGCCGCCGGGTGATGGCCGGGGCCAGCAGCGCGTCGCCGGACCGGACCATCCGGACCGCGGCGACCAGGTGCTCGGGGGTGACGTCCTTGAGCAGGAATCCGCTGGCTCCGGCGGAGAGCGCCGCGTAGACGTAGTGGTCCAGGTCGAACGTGGTCAGGATGATCACGCGCGGGTCGGTGGCAGCACCGGTCAGGATGCGCCGGGTGGCCTCCAGGCCGTCCATCTCCGGCATCCGGACGTCCATCAGGACGACGTCCGGCAGGGTGCGCCGGACCGCATCGACCGCCTCGGCGCCGTTCGTCGCCTCGGCGACCACGTCGATGGCGTCCGCGGTGAGGATCATCCGGAATCCGGTGCGGACCAGCGCCTGGTCGTCGGCGACGACGACGCGCAGCGGCGGGTTCACGGCGCCTCCAGTGGGATTCGCGCGGCGACCTGGTAGCCCCCGCTGAGCCGGTGTCCGGCGCGCAGTGTCCCGCCGTAGACGGCCAGTCGTTCGCGCAGCCCCATCAGGCCAC is from Micromonospora sp. WMMD1102 and encodes:
- a CDS encoding response regulator transcription factor, translating into MNPPLRVVVADDQALVRTGFRMILTADAIDVVAEATNGAEAVDAVRRTLPDVVLMDVRMPEMDGLEATRRILTGAATDPRVIILTTFDLDHYVYAALSAGASGFLLKDVTPEHLVAAVRMVRSGDALLAPAITRRLVERFADRGADPAAPHRDLSTLTPRELEVLRLLAQGLSNAELAARLHLSEATVKTHVARILGKLGLRDRVQAVVVAYETGLVSPGQGQPG